Within the Ktedonobacterales bacterium genome, the region CGCATTCAAGAAGACGTGATATTAGCAAAGAGGGTATTGCACTACTTAACAGAAGAACCTAAGAAACACTTTGCCCATCTTCCAGATAGAGAGTTACTTCCTCTCTCTGCGCTTTTACCGCAAAAGGTAGCCTTTTCGCTGACCAGGGATTCAGCAAATGCACCGCCTCATCCAATGACACAAATTGGAACGTCTCCAACTCCTGCGCTTGCAAACGTATCTGCCCAAGGCTTTCTTCCCCTAACACCCCACCGAAAAAGACAAACTCCATGCCCTCTTCTCGCCTTGTTTGCTGCGCCTTATAGTCAACACACAACAGCCTTTCCACCGCTATCTCTAACCCTAATTCCTCCTTGATTTCTCGCATACAAGCCTGTCTTGGCGATTCCCCATCCTCCACTACTCCCCCTGGCAACAACCAGAATGGCCGGTATACCGGCTTCACAATCAAAATCTTCTGCGACGTATTGAAAAACAAAGCCCCAGCGGCCATCCGTTTCTTAGGAAAAGGTCCAGGCAAACTCATTTCACTCAGCCTCCGCGCTGGCGGCCCGCTGCGCCAGCCGCGTGTACCGCCGACAGGGACGGCGCTACGAAGCCACTGCCTGGCGCTGCTTCTGCCAGACCATAACGAAGCTGACGGGCCGATTGTGATACTGGCCCCACTTCGGCTTCTGCGCCAGCCATTCCTCGTCAATCAGCCCCTCGTGCATTTCAAGCAGCGACCAGCCTGACGCCAGAGCCGCTTGAACGTGATCGCTTATCAGGTGAACATATGTCTGAATCGTGGCTGGTTCACCCGATGCTCTGTTGAAATGGGTCGGGATGCCACTCATCAGGAAAAACGGGTGATAGCCGACGAGGACGAAATAGCCGCCGGTGCGCGCAATCCTGGCGCTCTCCTGATAGAGCGGACGCACATCTGGAAGGTGTTCATCTGCCAGGGAAATCGTCACCAGATCATACACCCTGGCTTGTAAAGGCGTCTCACGCACATCTCCCAGGAAAAGCTGCCGATACCCCCCTTTCGCTCTGGCTCCTTCCAGCATGGCAGGCGTCAGATCAACGCCATCGAGTGAGGCGACACCTTGCTGCTTGAGCCAGACCCCCGTTCGACCTGTGCCACAGGCCAGATCCGCCGCTTCCCGAAGCTGATCCCAGGCGACGGATCGGATTTTCGCCAGTAAACGCAGGTCCATAGCATCCAGCACACTATCTTCATAGGTGGCCGCCCATTCTCCATAGCCTTCCTGCACAGAGAGCGTGGGATAGTTGCGTGTATCGAACTGTGAAAAATCCATAGCCTGCTCTTCTCTTGCCGGTTCCCCTGCTGCTCTATCGTTTCCAAATAACCGTTCGGTCCACTCATCCGCGATGGCTTCCCCCGGCATTCTCTTCTGCCACCTGCCTGGGGCTGAAGGCAACTGCGTTGGTCGGGCGCACAATCAATTCGTGATAAATAACCCCCATCCGCTCAGGCGGATAGGGCATCTCATGCTCCAGCCACCACTGAATCAAGGCCAGCGTCGAAGCAACCAGGTGATAGGCCGCAATCTCCACTGGCACGACGGCCTCCGCCAGCGGAGTATTCTGGCGCAGCACGCTCTCTGTCCCTGCCTCGATGATACGCTGCACCAGGGTTGTCGAGCCTCTGCTGCTCAAGAGCACCCGACACACCTCGCTCTGCTGCTGCACATAGCGGAAAATTAAGGCTCCTACAGCGGCAGGGTCAGCATCAGGCGAGAGCGGCAGCAGCCCCATTAACTCCTCCAGCACCACCTCCAGCACATCCAGCAGCAGCGCATCTTTATCGTGATAATGCCGGAAAAATGTCGCGTAGCCCACATCGGCGCGGTCCGTAATGTCACGGATCGTCACTGCCTCATAACCCTTCTCCAGAGTAAGCGCAATCAACGCCTTTGCCAGTAAGTTCTGCGTGCGTTTGATTCGTCGGTCCTGTATTTCCATTTCTACTCTCAGCTTGCCGCTGTTTGCGGGCTTTTGTGTCTGCTCATCATACCATACCACCTTCCATCTTGCGGGCTGCTCTTGACTCAGCACTTCATTATGATATATAGTGTTTCATAATATATTTAGTATATAAAAATAGATAGTATGAATCATAAAATGACCACGCCAGCCAGCGCGGGGAAGGACCAGAACCATGAGCATATCAGCCGAACACATCAGCCAGCCTCCAGTCAAGAGAGATGAGGCCGCCGTCCGTTGTCCAATTGACCATGCAGCGTGGTCCCACCAGAAGACCGCCCGCGAAGTTGAGCCAACCAATACTCCCATCGAACGGGATGCCGATGGAGTCTGGCACGTGCGCGGCTACGAGGAGGTCAGGGCAATCTTGCGCAGCACCAATACAAAACAGGCTGGTTTTAAGGCAGAACTGCTGGGCCGCCTGCCCACCAGCATGAGCAACTCGCCCATCCTCTATCAAGAGGGCAAACCGCACCAGCTTCAGCGCAAGCAAACGGCGCGATTCTTCACCCCCAAAGCCGTCAGTTCCAACTACCGGCTTTTGATGGAGCGGCTGGCAGACCAGCGTATCGCTGAACTTCAGCGTGTCCAACGCGCCGACCTCAGCCGACTCAGCATGACGCTGGCGGTGCGTGTCGCCGCAGCAGTAGTTGGGTTGACCAGCAGCCGCCTGCCTGGGATGGATAAGCGGCTGAGCGCCTTTTTCGCTCGTGATATGCCTGCCTTCGCCTGGAACCTCCTGGCGCTCTTTCGATTGCTGCGTATCCAACTGAGCATAGCCGCCTTCTTCTATCTGGATGTGCAGCCAGCCATTCGGGCACGCAAGCGCCGCGCACGCGAAGATGTCATCTCCCATCTGATTGCCCAGGGCTATAGCAAGAGAGAGATTCTGACCGAGTGCATCACCTATGCTGCGGCTGGCATGGTAACAACGCGCGAGTTTATCAGCGTTGCCGCCTGGCATTTCCTCGAACAGCCGACGCTCCGCGCCCAATATCTGGCAGCCCCGGAAGCAGAGCGCCAGGAGATGCTTCAGGAAATCTTGCGCCTGGAGCCGGTAGTCGGGCATCTCTACCGCCGCGCCACCGCCGATCTCCATCTGGAAAGCAGTGGTTTGCCCATCACCATTCGGCAGGGCGAACTGATTGACGCGCATATCTACGCCGCCAATGCGGACGAAAGCGCGGTTGGAGCGCAGCCGCTGGCGCTCTTTCCAGGGCGAAAACTCCGCGCAGAACATATCTCCGCTGCTGTGATGGGCTTTGGCGATGGCCCCCATCGCTGCCCAGGATCGTTTATCGCCATTCAGGAAACGGACATCTTTTTGCGGCGGCTCCTGGCGCTAGACGGCCTGTTCATCGAGCGCGCTCCTTCCCTGCGTTGGAACGATATTGTGAGCGGCTACGAACTGCGCGACTTTCTGATCGCGCTGGCGTAATGCAGCCGGACAATGGTATCATGCTCTCGCACAGGTAGCGAAATACCAGTATCTGCTAGGGGGTGATGCCATGAGCAACGAATATGACGCCATTGTCCTTGGTTTGGGAGCGATGGGCAGCGCAGCCCTCTATCAACTTGCTCGCAAGGGCAAGAAGGTGCTGGGCCTGGACCAATATGCCCCACCGCACACGCTGGGG harbors:
- a CDS encoding TetR/AcrR family transcriptional regulator codes for the protein MEIQDRRIKRTQNLLAKALIALTLEKGYEAVTIRDITDRADVGYATFFRHYHDKDALLLDVLEVVLEELMGLLPLSPDADPAAVGALIFRYVQQQSEVCRVLLSSRGSTTLVQRIIEAGTESVLRQNTPLAEAVVPVEIAAYHLVASTLALIQWWLEHEMPYPPERMGVIYHELIVRPTNAVAFSPRQVAEENAGGSHRG
- a CDS encoding cytochrome P450; the protein is MSISAEHISQPPVKRDEAAVRCPIDHAAWSHQKTAREVEPTNTPIERDADGVWHVRGYEEVRAILRSTNTKQAGFKAELLGRLPTSMSNSPILYQEGKPHQLQRKQTARFFTPKAVSSNYRLLMERLADQRIAELQRVQRADLSRLSMTLAVRVAAAVVGLTSSRLPGMDKRLSAFFARDMPAFAWNLLALFRLLRIQLSIAAFFYLDVQPAIRARKRRAREDVISHLIAQGYSKREILTECITYAAAGMVTTREFISVAAWHFLEQPTLRAQYLAAPEAERQEMLQEILRLEPVVGHLYRRATADLHLESSGLPITIRQGELIDAHIYAANADESAVGAQPLALFPGRKLRAEHISAAVMGFGDGPHRCPGSFIAIQETDIFLRRLLALDGLFIERAPSLRWNDIVSGYELRDFLIALA
- a CDS encoding NUDIX hydrolase — protein: MSLPGPFPKKRMAAGALFFNTSQKILIVKPVYRPFWLLPGGVVEDGESPRQACMREIKEELGLEIAVERLLCVDYKAQQTRREEGMEFVFFGGVLGEESLGQIRLQAQELETFQFVSLDEAVHLLNPWSAKRLPFAVKAQREEVTLYLEDGQSVS
- a CDS encoding class I SAM-dependent methyltransferase, with protein sequence MDFSQFDTRNYPTLSVQEGYGEWAATYEDSVLDAMDLRLLAKIRSVAWDQLREAADLACGTGRTGVWLKQQGVASLDGVDLTPAMLEGARAKGGYRQLFLGDVRETPLQARVYDLVTISLADEHLPDVRPLYQESARIARTGGYFVLVGYHPFFLMSGIPTHFNRASGEPATIQTYVHLISDHVQAALASGWSLLEMHEGLIDEEWLAQKPKWGQYHNRPVSFVMVWQKQRQAVAS